CCCTAAATACATTATTTGCAGCTCTTTTTAACAAGGCAGCCTTAATTTTCTTGAGAAGACGCTAATGTATGTAGCCAGAAAGACGTCAAAAATTTTTATAGCAGCTCATCTTTTTTGAATGAAAGATGTCTCCCTCTTGCAGGTTTGTGTTTCTTCAGTGGATCCGGCTGCATTTCAAGCTGCTGTTGAAGCAGGAGCACTAATGGTTTGACCACAAACTTTTTACTTTAATCCTGAATTTCAGTCCATAAGCTTGAAACTCTGACTCAGTGCCTCCTTACTAGAGCGCTGCAAGATCTAAAAGAGTAAAACCAGGCAGTTAAATTGTATTAATAAAACTGATGGTATGTGCAGGTTGAGATTGGAAACTATGATTCATTCTATGAGATGGGTTTGGTTTTCTCTCCAGAGCAGGTATAAGATTTAAAAATTCTCCATAATAAAGTATAACACAATGGAATGATAGTTTGTCTTCATTGTGTAAACTGCCCAGTTTGCTAATGCAATAGATATTATAAGTTGAGGAACATTAGAATAGGAGCCCAAACAGACAGACACTCTTTGGGAATGTCCTAATGGTCACATTTGGATTTGAGGATTCAAAATCAAGGGATACGTAGTTGGttaatctaaatttaaaatcatGTGATGATTTGAGTTTTGGCAATCTAGCTCAATCAGAAACACTTGTGATTTGAGTTTTGGCGATCTAGCTCAAACAGAAACACTTGTGAGCTAGAATGACTTCTTACAGCTAATTATTTCAAATCGACATATTAATAAAGCTCAAATCCATCCATAAATTTCAGGATTTTAAGAACTAACTTAATCAGAGTCTTCGTTATACCCCTCGTAGTCTgccagcaaaaaataaaatagaaaatcatTCCTATCAATTTTCTGTCATTTATTAAGAAGAATTCCTACAATTCGTTTGGATTCCTACTGTTAAAGAAGGTTGTCACGGtttctcctttctttctttttttgttgagtaCTGTTTCTCAGATATTGAATCTAGCAAAGGAGACTAAGTGCATTGTTCCATCTGTGACTTTATCAGTAACTGTACCTCACACACTAAGCCTACCCGATCAGGTAACAAGCAGCAGTTCTACCAAAAAAGTGTTCCATGTCTCCACCTTGTTTTTCAGTTTATCTTAGTATCTGAAAAACAAACAGGTCAAGCTGGCAGAGATGCTGGAACAGGAAGGTGTTGACATCATTCAAACAGAAGGAGGGAAATGTTCAAATCCTTCAAAATCAGGTGTTCTTGGTTTGATTGAGAAGGTAACGCAAAAGACTTTTAATTAATCTCTTTGATTATGCAGTAATTTAAatttcccacaaaaaaaaaaaaattatgtatacaAAATATGGCAAGTATTTGCAGAAAGATTCGGCCTACTTTATTAGTGCTGTGTGAATGCGGGTTCAGAGAATGAACACCTGAAATtagcaaaactgaaaaatgaCTCACTAAACAATGCAATACTTCTTCCGAACATTTTAGGCTGACTATTGAGcccaaaagcttaagttgttaggaaatagtaaatttaatcttttaaccattattcATTCACCTATTCTAATACCATAATAAACAGCCGTTAGTCCCAAAGGTTTAAGCTAACAGGAAATAGtgaattaaaaattgtttaGCTGGCCCAAATGTCCTGCATCATCAAATGACATCTTGTAACAAGTCAAGAATGCTATATGGGGAAGTACTTGCTCCTCATTCTTCTTTGCTGATGCTTGTACATGCCTTGCCTCAAAATATCTCGTGACACTAGTTGTTAGTGGTCAAATTAACACTTAATTGGTTATCTAACCACAGATGCTGTTatctaaatccaaaaaaaaaaaaatttaatcgtGTACAGAAATTGATCTGCATGAGTGAATGGATAAATGCTTCAGTGTGAATAAGTTGTCTGTAATGGCAGCCGGGGTGCAAAATGCAGTAGGCAAAACTATTAGGTCTTCTTTGAAGTTCACATTGAAAAGATTGACTCggttaaaataaataacaattctGTTATTAACTAATGAATTTGCTTGGCATATTGGTAACTATAGGCCACACCAACACTAGCTGCCGCATATTCCATTTCACGGGCTGTCAAGATTCCTGTCATGTGTTCATCTGGTCTCAGCGCAGTTACAGCACCAATGGCCATCACAGCAGGGGCTGCGGGTGTGGTACGTAACACATGCATCATTGTTTTATCTCTAAGAAATTGTCCTACACCAGTCTTGAAAAGTACTTATGATTGGTAAATACAATTCAAGGACTTGTAGAGGACTGAAACTGTGATCTCACACATGCCGAAAATTTATGACTTCTATTTTGTTCCCTTTTTTTCTGAGATCAACTAATATTAATTCATCTATCGTGTATGAACACAGGGTGTAGGTTCAGCCGTAAACAAGCTTAATGATGTTGTTGCCATGATCGCAGAGGTCAGAAGTATTGCCAATTCATTAGAGGCATCAGCTGGTAGACACAGCACATCTGAAGCAAGAGCTTTGAGACTGTAATTGGAGCATGTAGACATATTGGAATCCCTTTCATAAGAACAAAAACTACAATATATAATAGCCacattctttttgttttccttttcccaTCTTCTCTTACATATGAAGTGATTTCTGACCTGTTCCAGTTATATAACACACAAATCCTGCATGTACTAGAGAGAAATGTAACATAGCCTTGAGTGTCGATGATATTGATCCCAACATACTCTCAAGAACACGgtcaaaatgaaagaaaataatttataatatatggGCAATGATTGTCTCAGACTCTCAATATCTTCACTCCATACAACATCGGACAACCATTTACAAAGTATGGACACTAAGCATTCACATTTTTCAAACTGATGTCTAATATCAGTGGCGGcttcagaaatttttttcagGGTATTCCTCaacaagcataaattacacaatctaataaaaagaaaatttgtatattaacaacaacaacaataaaaaaatacgcaaatacataaagtttacagTAACCTTCTAcgtggttttcttatcaaatatttgtccataattctagcaaaaaaataaataataaactataagttcatttgaaatattaataaaattattaattattattgtttagttgttccattaatttgtttgtcttttataaactataatttgttatattattgtttcattaataataaaattattaattggttttagcctaacataatttaatttatttgtattttataatgtattagttaattaaattattaattattgtttattagtcgCTTCccccaattaaaattttattgtttatttttttactcacctatgttaactaataacaatttgttacttaaaatttattgtgaaatattgtgaaaatattgtagtaacATTTAtcaattgtgattttttattctttttattatttgtcCTCTCTTTCCTTGCATCCTTATTCCTTATGtatctttcttattttccttcttcttttttttctcttgttttttctccttCACACACGTATCCTCATCCCCACTCCTCtcatcttgtttttatttttctagaacTCTTCCTCCACACAACATGTCCTCTctgcttttgttttctttcttcatctctagctctctctttctcattctctttttCTCATATTCTCACCCTGTCACACACATATCACCTTGTCAAACACATATTACCGGCGGAGAACAAAGCCAGAATTTAAAGCTATGATGTTGGAGATGGCAGTGGCAGAATTTAAAGCTTGCTTCGCCTAAGAGAAATGTGAACAGGAAAGCATTGTagcaattctaaaaaaaaaatggagatggGGAAGCTGTTGGAGTGGGATTTTGGggtgttttctctctaaaattggCTTAAAAGAAGCCATTAGAGATGCTCTTAGGTTAGGTTGTAATCGCTTatattgggttttggtttttttttttttttttttgagaatctgtgGGTTTACTACCATGTTGGGTTTGCTttaccttgtttttttttttagattaggTTTGTAATCTGTTGTTTAGGATTGATGCTAggcttttttttcttggtgggcttgctctgttacaatttttttttttttttttttcagattttagttcaaaaattttttttgacttttttttttttttttgcttgaaagtagaacaacttttttttttttatttgagggtgttcctcaTTTTGGTTGAgcgtgttcctaatttttttttaagggtaaacaaataaaaaaatttaattattatatataaaaaaaaaaaattcaactcagggtgttcctgggaacaccctgaacTGAGCGTGGCGCTGCTATTGAatctgaagagagagaaatccCTTAACAGTAATATCAGTAGTAGCCGATCACATCATCTTTGGAGCTCGAAGAAGTATTCTCATCCACAATATTCGCTGGTGCATTGGGATCAATAGACATCATTTAGATCTCAACACATATCAACACAGAACTCTTCCCCAAGTGTTGTCAATCGTCATTCCAAAATAACAACAAAGCAGTCCTAATCTCTACTATGACAACAAATCCATATCCACAATCTTACCCTCCATGATTGCCAAGCATCACATAGGGATATAGGCTTTTCTAAACCCATTAAGACTGCAAAATCTTCGCTAACTTTATCATATTCAATTTCCTTAATATAATTCCCAATAttattgacaaattttttcctAACAAGCAATCTAAAAAAGTGTTAAGATATTATATAGTATTTGTTTTGAGattataggaaataaaaatatctactgtgattctttctttctttttttcattttctttttcgcaaaattttacatatcttttaaaaaaaaaaaaggtaatgaaACTTTATTACGGTAAATCAAACTGAAAAACATCATCTAAATCCCGTGGTAGATCTTCCAACCACACATTAATATCTGCAAATAAAACTGCTCTATCTAAATTAAATGGTTtacctcaaaactctatttctctctatCCAGATTACTGCTAACAATTTCACATTTGATTTGGAAAAACAGGTCACAAAATGGGCTGGTTGTTTCTAACAAGTCaagggtttttaattttaataataaaaagctgATGTgatgttacttaaaatttactATATATTCATCTGTTAGCTATGTAGGCACTGAGATTAACGccattattaacaaaatgattAATTGTGCAAAATAAGTTTGAGGGTATTTTTGCAAAATTGCTACTATAGCACTTTTCTCCCCagattttcctcccaatttgggagggaAAAATGTGGGCCCGGGAGAGAAAACTTTCTATCGGgttttctctccttcctattttccttcctcaaGCGAACAATGGAAAACAACATTTTCAaccctattttcttttctctgtttTCTATCCTTCCTATTTTCACCCCAAACGAACACACCCTAAGTACCAATAACACTCACTTAAAACTTTAGGGACTACTACCACTCAATAGGCAAACTTTATAGACTAATGATAGAGTTTCACCTAATTTTTACTAACActttttaagcaaaaacatatatatacatctgcacatgcatgaatatgtgtttttataaatgtgtgtgtatatatagattattagtATTCTTccattaaattgtttaaataagTTGGGGATATTTAAATGTGTGTGATTTAATGGAAGAAGAGGCAGCTGcgcagagaagagagagaaattttttttgagtttatgaAAAGTTAGGGTTGAAAGTGAAACAGTGGGCAGGTGAAATTTTTAAGGGCAAAATAATCTTTTTGTTATTTGGTGAGGTGTCAAAGATTTAAGCCATTAGATTAAATCTATGGCTGAGATTTTAGGTATGGCACACCG
The sequence above is drawn from the Castanea sativa cultivar Marrone di Chiusa Pesio chromosome 5, ASM4071231v1 genome and encodes:
- the LOC142633802 gene encoding uncharacterized protein ycf23-like; protein product: MMHSSICIPTLSKLNLNHNPFLGEHCLSSRPPLPLTLRRRASLTTRALLSPTKHAVLKDFQERRALKIISGLQNFNRDNVASVVTAAEKGGATHVDIACDPDLVKLAVNLTSLPVCVSSVDPAAFQAAVEAGALMVEIGNYDSFYEMGLVFSPEQILNLAKETKCIVPSVTLSVTVPHTLSLPDQVKLAEMLEQEGVDIIQTEGGKCSNPSKSGVLGLIEKATPTLAAAYSISRAVKIPVMCSSGLSAVTAPMAITAGAAGVGVGSAVNKLNDVVAMIAEVRSIANSLEASAGRHSTSEARALRL